The Nostoc sp. NIES-3756 DNA window TGCGTGACTTAATCATGCCAGACTTTAGGAACTATGCGGTTGAGGTTCCCAAGCCAGGAACAGTATTTGCCGAAGCCACCCAAGTAGCTGGCAAACTCCTACGCGATGTCATGCAACGCAACCTAGACAGCCGTAACTTCCGCATCTTCGGCCCTGATGAAACTGCATCTAACCGCATCAACGCCGTCTTAGATGTCACAGATAGGACATGGGTTGCCGAAACTCTCCCAGAAGACGACCACCTCGACCCCAATGGACGAGTGATGGAAATTCTCAGCGAGACTTGCTGTCAAGGATGGTTAGAAGGATATTTGCTAACAGGTCGTCATGGTTTCTTCTCCTGTTACGAAGCCTTTATCCACATCATCGACTCAATGTTCAACCAGCACGCCAAATGGTTGAAAACCACCCGCGACATCTCTTGGCGCAGACCAATTGCTTCCCTCAACTATTTGTTAACTTCCCACGTTTGGCGACAAGACCACAACGGCTTCTCTCACCAAGACCCAGGTTTTCTCGACCATGTAACTAACAAAAAATCTGAGATTATCCGTGTCTATCTTCCACCCGATGCCAACACCTTACTATCGGTGACAGACCACTGCTTACGCAGCCGGAACTATGTCAACGTCATTGTTGCAGGCAAACAACCAGCCCTACAATATTTAGATATGGATGCAGCAATTAAACACTGCACCAAAGGTATTGGCATTTGGGAATGGGCTAGTAACGACCAAGGCGGTGAACCAGATGTAGTTATGGCTTGTGCTGGCGATGTTCCTACCTTAGAAACCTTGGCATCTGTGGACATTTTACGCCGCAACTTCCCCGACTTAAAAGTGCGGGTAGTCAACGTTGTAGACTTGATGACACTACAACCCAAAACCGAACATCCCCACGGTTTAAGTTATAAAGACTTCGATACGATTTTCACCACCGACAAACCCATCATCTTCGCTTTCCACGGCTACCCTTGGTTAATTCACCGCTTAACTTATCGCCACACCAACCACAACAACCTCCATGTGCGGGGCTACAAAGAGGAAGGAACTACCACCACACCCTTTGATATGGTTGTGCTGAACGACCTTGACCGCTTCCACTTAGCAATGGACGTAATTGATCGCGTACCAAAATTGGGTGCTAAAGCAGCTTACGTTAAGCAACATCTACAAGACAAGCTGATCGAACACAAACAATACATCGCTAAATATGGCGAAGATATGCCAGAAATTAGTGACTGGCAGTGGCCATATTAAAAGCTAGGAAGCTCTTTTCTATATCTGATGGGCTAAGGAGTACACACAAGTCTAAAAGTAATTTATGAATCTGGTGTTACCCCTCCCTCACCCTCCTCTTGCAAAGGGGAGGGAACTTAGTTTCTTTGTTTTCCTAAAGCAATTAGCTTGTAAAACGCACCTCGCTATATATCAATACAGTTCAGTTAAGGCTAAATTCGATGTCAATATGATGAAACATCTTAATTTCTTCCTTCTCTACGAGAGGCTGCGCCAACGGTTCCCAACGGGTACGGCGTTTATCCTCTTTATCGGCGGTTAATTATTCTTATCTGAACTGTATTGCGCTATATATCAGCAACCAACTGTTACACCAAAGCTACTCAACCCGGATATTCTTGAGAGATTTTTAAAACATGAATAGCAGCAATCAAAAGCGCCTACACACCGCAAAATCTATATAGCTAGAGTGAAGTAAGAAAACCCGTGAAGAAAAAAATGTGTTGCTGATTCCAAACGTCTTATATATAAAGGGTTCAACCGCCAATGCTGTGCAACTTCCTTGCGCTGTCGCACCTTGAGGCTGGGGGAGAAAACTGCGATCGCTTTCTTGAATGTCATGTAATGAGGGTATCACGACATCGACCCCACAACCATTAATTTTGGCTCTCCCCGAAGCTGTTGTGACGTGCAAACTCAACAGTTAAAGTTAGAAGGTTTATGAACTTTTACTGGAAATCAGCGAATTTATGATTTTATGCAGTTATGGTTCTTAAATGTTGAAACATTATGGCAACTTTATTTGAAAAACTGGGCGGTGCAGATGCTGTTGATTTAGCAGTTGACAAATTCTACGAGCGAGTCTTGCAGGATGACCGCATCAAGCACTTTTTTGCCGATGTGGATATGGCGAAGCAACGCAAACACCAGAAAGATTTTCTAACTTATGCCTTTGGCGGAACTGATAAATATAACGGTCGCTATATGCGCCAAGCTCACAAAGATTTAGTGGAAAAGTTTGGCTTAAACAGCGAACACTTTGATGCGGTAGCAGAGGATTTGATTGAAACTCTCAAAGAGATGGGGGTTTCTCAGGAGCTAATAGCAGAAGTCGCTGCGGTAGCTGCTGCACCACAACACAGAAAAGATGTCTTAAACCAGTAAGACTAATCAGAGAATGCTTGAGAATCAGAAATTTACACAGTAGTAGAGCTAAAAAACAAATCCATAATCGCTTTGTACTTTTATTTATGCAATCCTCGACCTCTCAATAGAGATGCGCAGTCGCACTTGTCGTAAACCTTGAAAAATCGAAGTTTTCTCTCCAGACAGTAAGAAACACAGTGGAATGTTTTCTTGCTGCCCACCTTCGTGACCAATGACTAATGACTAGAGTGAAAACCTTGCTACAGCTTCAACTAATTGGTCTATTTCTGACTCCAGAGTTAGATAATGAACAGTTACTCGGATACAGCTTGGGTCGGCAATTGTGCGGGTTAATATCTTTTGAGAGTCGAGATATTGTACTAACTTAAGGGATGGGGTTTGGTGGAGTTGGAAGGAGACTATACCAGTTTGGGGCGGTGTATTTCGTAAACATTGCACATTGGGTATGG harbors:
- a CDS encoding group I truncated hemoglobin; translated protein: MATLFEKLGGADAVDLAVDKFYERVLQDDRIKHFFADVDMAKQRKHQKDFLTYAFGGTDKYNGRYMRQAHKDLVEKFGLNSEHFDAVAEDLIETLKEMGVSQELIAEVAAVAAAPQHRKDVLNQ
- a CDS encoding phosphoketolase family protein, encoding MTLASPPQIKPLTDEELHKINAYWRAANYLSVGQIYLLDNPLLREPLKIDHVKPRLLGHWGTTPGLNFIYVHLNRIIKKYDQSMIYIAGPGHGGPGLVANTYLEGTYSEYYSNISQDAEGMQKLFKQFSFPGGIPSHVAPETPGSIHEGGELGYALVHAFGAAFDNPDLIVAAVVGDGEAETGALATSWHSNKFLNPANDGAVLPILHLNGYKIANPTVLARISHEELDSLFVGYGYKPYYVEGSDPAVVHQQMAATLDTVIAEIHGIQREARVHGFTKRPQWPMIILRTPKGWTGPKEVDGKKTEDYWRSHQVPFGNISGQPEHLKLLEEWMKSYKPEELFDENGTLIAELAELAPKGQRRMGDNPHANGGILLRDLIMPDFRNYAVEVPKPGTVFAEATQVAGKLLRDVMQRNLDSRNFRIFGPDETASNRINAVLDVTDRTWVAETLPEDDHLDPNGRVMEILSETCCQGWLEGYLLTGRHGFFSCYEAFIHIIDSMFNQHAKWLKTTRDISWRRPIASLNYLLTSHVWRQDHNGFSHQDPGFLDHVTNKKSEIIRVYLPPDANTLLSVTDHCLRSRNYVNVIVAGKQPALQYLDMDAAIKHCTKGIGIWEWASNDQGGEPDVVMACAGDVPTLETLASVDILRRNFPDLKVRVVNVVDLMTLQPKTEHPHGLSYKDFDTIFTTDKPIIFAFHGYPWLIHRLTYRHTNHNNLHVRGYKEEGTTTTPFDMVVLNDLDRFHLAMDVIDRVPKLGAKAAYVKQHLQDKLIEHKQYIAKYGEDMPEISDWQWPY